Within Anolis sagrei isolate rAnoSag1 chromosome 3, rAnoSag1.mat, whole genome shotgun sequence, the genomic segment TATGTTGGGAAAAATGGCAAGACAAACTTCCATTTATTGCTAGACTACCTTCTCTTCCCATGGGGactggatttgaactggattaacttCATTACgtgatgtcaaaggctttcatggctggaatcactgggttgtaggtttttccgggttatatggccatgttaccctataatccttacatatcagcTGTCACATcggcacttttaatcttgtacccattatcCTGGCCCGGCCCacttttatagtgtcttgatgaattgtttattgcttgttgtttaatattgctttaactgtttttaatttgttttaggtgttgtattgttatgttgtgttttgaggccttggcctttgtaagccgcattgagtccttcgggagatcctagcgggtacaaataaagttaataataataaaataataatgttctagaggcattttctcctgacgtttcgcctgcatctatggcaagcaccctcagaggtagtgaagtctgttggaagtaggaaaatggatttatatatctgtggaatgaccagggtgagacaaaggactcttgtctgctggagctaggtgtgaatgtttcaactgaccaccttaattagcatttgatggcttggcagtgcctgggggaatcttttgtggagaggtgattagatgtgcctgattgtttacattgctatataattgtctacattgctatataatccagttcaaagcagataatctggattttatatggcagtggaggagGGGCCCAAATTGGACAAAATTTGATTAGCCACAAtataaaatactacataaacTTGTTGACATGCAGCCCTTACATATTGAAATTAAATGCCATTAGAAAGTAATAACATAAATGATCAGACAACATAAGAGAACCCTGAGAATCCTTCTCTAAGCAGAGGAAATGAATCACCCGGAACAGAAAAGCGGTGGCTCGTGTTTCCGGCCGGCGCCTGTGCGCGGGGCACCTCCTCCGTCGATCTTCTATTGCAGAGcaatggcgtccgctctgctaCGCCCGCTGCTCTCCGCGGCCACGAGGCGCCTCCCTCTCCACTCTCAGCCGCGCCGGGAGAGCAAGCGATGGGTGCGCGCTTATCTGGAGCAGCAGCGGCACCTGGAGCCCCCGCAGCGCCGGTGAGAGAGGCCTGTCGGCGGGAGAGGGCGGGAAGGGGCCTCCCGAGTGGACGGGGCTTCGGGCCTTCCCTCAGTGTTGGGCattcagcagttaaagtggtgccttatgttagaatgttgaggctggccaataagaaaccatatgcaaattagtaggtcGAAATAGCGCAtgcataggccaacttgggccttccctccaggtcttttggacttcaactcccacaattcctaacagccggtaggctgttaggaattgtgggagttgaagtccaaaagacctggagggaaggcccaagttggcccagatcTTGTCACCTTCAAAATATCAGAGCTGTAAAACATGTTCTTGACTAAACAATGcatgtattattatttgttaatACTTGCTATTTATCAATGTTTTGCGTATTATGTTTCCTAATAGtgttgttaaaggtaaaggttttcccttgaccttaattctagtcgtgtccaactctctccttttctaagccaaagagccggcgttgtctgttgactgttttattgctataatgattgtttcattgcttatagatgtatggttttaatttgatttatgtttaattgtagtgtataattgaaATTGTttatactggcattgaattttgccattacttatgtgtaaactgctttgagtcccccttggggtgagaaaagtggtatagaaatactgtaaataaataaacattcacacctagctctagcagagaagagtcctttgtctcaccctggtcatgccacagatatataaatccttttgcctagttccaacagacctcactacctctgaggatgcttgccaaagtgcaggcgaaacgtcaggagagaatgcctctagaccatggccatacagcccgaaaaaacctacaacaacccaataaataaataattcttcgtagacacctcctaggccagcatgactgcatggaacactgttaccttcccacagaagtagtacctatcaatctactcacatttgcatgctttcaaactgctaggttggcgtaagctggggctaacagcgggagctcccctTGCTCCCTTGaccttaagtctagtcatgtctgacttttcTGCTTTTCTAACCTGAAGAGCcccagcgttgttcatagacatttcctaggtcatgtggccaacatgactgcatggaacgctgttaccattccgcagaagtggtacctatcaatctactcacatttgcatgctttcgaactactaggttggcacaagctagggctaacagtggaagctcaccccgctccctggattcaaactgccaacctttcaatcaggagctcagcagtttaactcgctgcgccaccgggagctccagtgGTTGTTACCGTATCTAAATaatttattttgtgcatttcgTACCAAGGACATGCAAATTGTGGACTTTGCAGATAtttggtttttttctttattaGAATCCTGAGCTCCTCCTAGGGCTAAAATTGTACAGGTATATTAAAACTAAAAGGAGTCCAGAAGTGTTTGGAGttccagaattgcactgaattcaCAGTCCTTACTAATATCCACACCAGCTATCCCAAACTTTTTCATTTCAGAGTATGGTTTAGGACAAGAGGGTGGGCTTTTTATAGCTGTTATAATTtaaaccagtcatgggcaaactttggtcctccaggtgttttggacttcaactcccaccattcctaacagtctactttAAACAATTGTGAATCAGACATCCATGATGATCTAATGTAGATCATAACAAGATTTGCCAGTAGATCTAGAACTCCCATCtctcagcattattattattaataataacaataataactttatttgtatcctgccccatctccctaaagggactcagagtggcttacatgacaACACTGTGCAAAgtgaaatacattaaatatacacataatttaatttaaaagaataaaacacCAAGTGGCAAAAATTACAACAAACAGGGTTAATATAGAACACattaattgaaataaaataacaataaaacacagtaataaattgtaattaaaacaatgattatgttgttgtttctaTGGTGATCCTAGGGCAAAGctatcacaggtttttcttggcaaaatttgttcagaggaggttgccTTGGCATTTGTTTGAAACTGAGACAGTATTGCTTCCTCGAGGTTACGCCgggagtttccatgactgagcggGAATTGAAACCCTCTAGTGCTTAAACCACGATTATACCATGCTGGCTTAAGTTTGCGGCTTTTGTTACATAACACCCAACACATCCGTAATCACACGTGATCATATGCATTTATGCGCTGTACATGTAGGTACAGAAGTGCTCTTAATTCTTCTGTCTATTATGCTAATTTCAGCGATACTTCTTTCGTTTTAGGCTGAGAATATGTTGATGAAAAGAAAAAACTTAATATGGCTGTGCTGGGTGTTATGTTGAAAAAGCAGCATGTTTCTCTGTTTGAATTTCATATATGTCACAACTCCCTGTTTTCTGTCAGCTTGTTAAACATTACAGAGTTTATCCATGCAGAAAAAGAACATTTTTTGGCACATTATGACTTGAAGTAATCCAAAGTGTCATTTGAATTTGATTTTGTGGttgttttaatttctgtttgaaatcctgttttgattgtatttatatgtgattgttttgtgtgtaatgatttaatatttaatgtatttatttatttatcatgtcagagcaagttgagggtacagttatactTGCAGCATATGACTTGCagaatgtatttatattttgttatgtttatgttttgatgtggcatcgaattgtgccaagaaTGAAACTGCTCTCAGTCGGGGGTGAGAtaagacgggatagaaatacagtaaataaataaataaataaaatatttatgcaCTTCCGTTCTCAAAATATGTTTAATAATGAATTAACTCTTAAGGCTCTGAAAAACTGTGCTCAgcacacatttttttttgcattctcaGATTCTGTCAGAAATAATTAGGAATGTAGCTCTTGCTTTTTAAGTTCAAGTTTAGACTAACTGGttagaacagagtttctcaaactgtgctcccccaggtgttttagacttcatgtcccacaattcctaacagccagtaagttggctgagatttctgggagctgaattccaaaacacgtggaggtgTATAGTTTGACAAACACTGAGCCAGAAGGATTCTTGGTTTCTTTCAATAGTCTATCCTgattattttctgttttctcctCTGTCATTATATAGATCTGAAAAGCCTAACTGGGATTATCATGCAGAAATACAGGCTTTTAGTCACCGGATACATGAGAAGTTTGCATTGGATCTTCTTAAAACTGCATTCGTTAATCGTTGTTATATTAAACATGAGGAGTCTAGGCGGCAAGCGTTGGGGCTAGAGAAAGAAGCCATTGCTCTTAATCTCAAGGACAACCATGAACTTTATCTGCAAGGGAACTCTTTTTCACGCTTGTACCTCACACAGTGCTTTGAAGAGGCTTATCCAAAAATGCCACCTGCTGGTATTGAGGCTCTTGTTAACTTTCTCACCAGTGAAGAATTAGTGTCCTACTTGGCTCAAAACCTGTCACTACAAGACTTTACGCTCTGTGCAGAATTTCCCGTGCCAACTAATGTGCTTCAGCAGACTTTCTTTGCTGTAATAGGAGCCTTGCTGCAAAGCAGTGGCCCTCAGAGAACAAAGCTCTTTGTCAGGGTAAGTTCTTGTACTGCAAAAAATTGTTATGCCTTGAAGAATGAGTACACATCTAAGGCTAAAGCTCTACGTGCCATAACACACAGGATATAATAAATAATGTGCCATTGTTCATTGTAGAATTCAATTTCACTGCAGCTTTCCTGTCAGCTTTGACTCCATGCATGCAGTTGAAGAAACAGAGCTGGTTGACAGAAACTTTGCCAGAGAAACCATTGCTGCTGTttagaaaaataacatttaataCAGTACTAGAGTACATTATTCTGAATATTAACATCACTCTTTTGACATTCATGTTTTACATTAAACTTGACCAATAGAGATAGAAaacaaaaagagggaagggagaaattcaaacaatataaatgaagactgataaaaaccaatcatatttctaaaaaaaataatgattttcttTAAGTTGACATTTACAGATTACGTATAAATGTGTAGACACATGATCTTCATTTCATTGAAGAAATAATGGTGAATATTTATTTTTCCAGCCTTGGAATAAAAGTTCTTTTGTAGAAGCAAAAGCATGTGGGCTATAATAACATTGTCCCTTAGTGAAATTCCATGTCACAGGAACATAATTTAATAGAATGTATATCTACAACAGTCGAAAGATATTTCTGATCTGAAACTAATACATTTATAACACATCCAGACTTTTAATATGCAAAACTATTTAAGTTCTCAAAAATTAATATACACATATGCCTGAGTATTTGATAGAGATACTTTAAAATTAGAAGATCCCACTGCAAAATTGCAGTGTCTCTGCATCCAATTAAGTTGATAGGATATAGATGGAGCCTAAGAGTTTGTTGGTCCTCTGTCAGTCCCAACCTGATGTCTGGCTTTGTGGAATTAGTACATACGTGTGAAACATGGGATACAGTTGGATAAGTGAACTATTGAATGTTGGAATCTTACCAATTAGAATGAAAAAGAAGCATATATAGCCCAATTGCATGGATCAGTTTGAAATACCTAATATATACCATTTGATTCTACATATCGAATCAAAACACTAACATCGAAATCTTTTTATATACAGGACTTCTTCATTCATCAGCTAATAGGAAAAGAACTCTTTGAGATGTGGAATGTTGTAAACCCCATGGGTTTGTTGATGGAGGAATTGACCAAGAGGAATATATCTGCTCCAGAACCAAGACTAACTAGACAATCAGGAGCTACAACTGCACTGCCCTTATACTTCGTTGGATTGTATTGGTTAGTACAATTTCCAGATAGTTGGGATGATCATTCTGGCTCTTTATGATTGGCTATGCATGATGTAATTATCTTTCAGGCCTCTAGGAACGCCAGTTGATGTcagaaaattgtgtgtgtgtgtgtgtgcgtgcgtgcgtgcgtgcgtgcatgTAGAAGTCATGCCTGTATAAATAGACAACATGTATAAATCCAGTCTTTGTGGAGAAAGTGACAAACAGAGACCCTTCAACATCTGTATCCTCTGTGAATGTATATTATACGTGTTAGGATATAGTACAAGAGTGCTACAGTGGTGTGGTGGACTACAACTGGAGACAGGGTTTGtatccccacttggccatagaaAATCATTGAGTGATGTTCTCTGAGTCTCTCAGAGGCCTAGAGGCAGCGCTGAGGCCAAACAGGATCCACTGCATGCAGCTAGCAAAAAATAAGCTGTGCTGACACACtttgtcttttgttttttttactgttcaAGGTATGAGATGCATTTTGTTAGggatgaatttcatgtttatcctttggagagagaaaaagtacTAATAAATCTCCCTAATTGACAGCTATGCAGAATATGTCTGTCAGACTGCTGTGACAAGAGGAGACTTGCCTCTTGCATTCTTTGGCCAGATTCATGAAATGTGAATTCAGATATGGCTAATGAAATCCTGCCTGTTGTTAAGATGTAAATGCCCCTGAATTGTTAAATGGATTTTGAAGTTTTCAGAAGAAAATGAGTGAGGCCACTTACCATAATTATACAAACATGgcttcatcttatttatttatttaaaacttttatatcctgatcttctcaacctccgtagaagAACTCAGACCGACTTTTTCATAGtcttcccccccccaccccccccatcAGACGTAACGGCAAATTCAGTTCTGGTTTCTATAACTTGTTTATTATTTCCCTGCCAGGTACTTACTGGTAGATTTTATTTTGAAgtcttttttcccatgtcagca encodes:
- the MRPL44 gene encoding large ribosomal subunit protein mL44, whose protein sequence is MASALLRPLLSAATRRLPLHSQPRRESKRWVRAYLEQQRHLEPPQRRSEKPNWDYHAEIQAFSHRIHEKFALDLLKTAFVNRCYIKHEESRRQALGLEKEAIALNLKDNHELYLQGNSFSRLYLTQCFEEAYPKMPPAGIEALVNFLTSEELVSYLAQNLSLQDFTLCAEFPVPTNVLQQTFFAVIGALLQSSGPQRTKLFVRDFFIHQLIGKELFEMWNVVNPMGLLMEELTKRNISAPEPRLTRQSGATTALPLYFVGLYCDKKLLAEGTGETILAAEEEAARVALRKLYGFTENRRPWDYSSLKWEQRAENAISSS